One Idiomarina loihiensis L2TR genomic window carries:
- a CDS encoding DMT family transporter: MNRSANTNAVLLLLLCAFFWGASFPVGKHALGEVHALTLVIWRFAIAAACLFAFIKWKRIPIPELKAKQWLWVVGVSIVGVGGLNLGLFTGLAQTNASNGALIMALSPLTTSLIGSLLQRKLLTRGAVFSLVVCLSGVLLVLTNGELKRLLSFEFNHGDQIIFLGMLCWSLYTYLTQGISRWMPMIPYTFIGMLAGLGVISVVAAFSAEAHPVQESLAISQIVLADLLFIGVFGTVGGYLLWISGVKQLGAANASLFFNFVPIFAALTAVTFGQNVASLQLLGMAIVISGLLLPRLTHWRQQRFARMG; encoded by the coding sequence ATGAACCGTTCAGCCAATACAAACGCTGTTTTGCTATTACTATTATGCGCTTTTTTCTGGGGAGCTTCCTTTCCCGTAGGCAAACACGCTCTGGGAGAAGTTCACGCCCTGACGTTAGTTATTTGGCGTTTTGCTATAGCCGCCGCGTGTCTGTTTGCCTTTATAAAGTGGAAGCGCATACCCATACCCGAGTTAAAAGCTAAACAATGGCTGTGGGTAGTTGGTGTTTCCATTGTTGGCGTAGGCGGACTCAACCTTGGGTTATTCACTGGGCTGGCTCAAACCAACGCCAGTAATGGCGCTTTGATTATGGCGCTAAGCCCGTTAACCACATCGCTAATTGGCTCTTTATTACAACGTAAGCTGCTGACCCGCGGAGCCGTATTCAGCCTGGTGGTGTGCTTGTCGGGTGTATTGCTTGTGCTCACCAACGGCGAACTGAAACGCTTACTCAGTTTCGAATTCAACCACGGTGACCAGATCATCTTCTTAGGTATGCTGTGCTGGAGCCTGTATACCTACTTAACGCAAGGCATTAGCCGCTGGATGCCTATGATCCCCTACACCTTTATTGGCATGCTAGCCGGCCTTGGCGTTATTTCTGTAGTAGCGGCGTTTAGCGCAGAAGCCCACCCTGTCCAGGAAAGCCTGGCAATAAGCCAAATTGTCTTAGCCGACTTACTCTTCATTGGTGTTTTTGGCACCGTGGGTGGTTATTTACTGTGGATTTCCGGCGTTAAACAGCTTGGTGCCGCAAACGCCTCTTTGTTTTTCAACTTCGTGCCCATTTTTGCTGCACTCACGGCTGTAACTTTTGGCCAGAACGTGGCCAGTTTACAGCTACTGGGTATGGCTATTGTCATCTCCGGATTGCTGCTGCCGCGACTAACTCATTGGCGACAGCAGCGTTTTGCGCGGATGGGTTAA
- a CDS encoding NAD(P)H-dependent oxidoreductase: MSKTLILLFHPDIARSSANAALSSAASRIEDFDIFDVQRAYPNGEIDTDAEVHRLLNAERIVLQYPMQWYATPPILKAWLDAVLTRLFYINYESEGRRLVGTPIMVSVTAGNTPDAYSEGGRNMFTMLELLAPMRATAHRCNLTWHRPFIVYRANQLSPSELKVEGLRYTKVLKSWISSSAPQKA, encoded by the coding sequence ATGTCAAAAACGCTTATCTTACTTTTTCATCCCGATATAGCACGCTCAAGTGCCAATGCAGCCCTTTCCTCTGCCGCTTCAAGAATCGAAGATTTCGACATCTTCGATGTACAGCGAGCCTACCCCAATGGCGAAATTGACACCGACGCCGAGGTACATCGCTTGTTGAACGCAGAGCGAATTGTCCTGCAGTACCCTATGCAGTGGTACGCTACCCCACCGATATTAAAAGCATGGCTGGACGCGGTGTTAACACGACTTTTCTACATTAACTACGAGTCGGAGGGGCGCAGACTAGTAGGTACGCCAATAATGGTCTCGGTTACCGCCGGCAATACGCCTGATGCTTATAGCGAAGGCGGACGTAATATGTTCACCATGCTTGAGCTACTTGCTCCAATGCGAGCTACAGCCCATCGCTGTAACCTGACCTGGCACAGACCCTTTATCGTGTACCGTGCTAATCAGCTATCTCCGAGTGAGCTCAAAGTGGAAGGACTCCGCTACACAAAGGTATTAAAATCCTGGATTTCATCATCCGCGCCGCAGAAGGCTTAA
- a CDS encoding LysR family transcriptional regulator: protein MVNLRSLDLNLLVILHALLEEQHVTRAARRLALSQPATSNALDRCRHIFDDPLLERVAGEMRLTAKAQSLKEPLSQALLAITAIVEIPKVELTQVRQTVRLIMADQPGLIVMTHLLTKLSTSAPKVNLSLLPWRSSKDALHRLENGEADIAISTFPALPPKFYRQQIAYESYVVAMRASHPAAQKFNADEWLAWPHIVVSGEGNARGSVEEVLAQQGKVRHVGAVVPNFTMIDPLIKATDMIATTPMNCLSDPQGLAIFEPPIAVPGFSLHLAWHARRDSDLVVKHVIETLQHLFQKEGIATSIQ from the coding sequence ATGGTCAATCTTCGCTCTTTGGATCTTAACCTGCTGGTAATTTTGCATGCTTTGCTAGAAGAGCAACATGTAACGCGGGCCGCTCGACGTCTTGCTTTGTCGCAACCAGCAACGAGTAATGCTCTAGACAGGTGTCGACATATTTTTGATGATCCATTATTAGAGCGTGTTGCCGGTGAGATGCGATTAACGGCTAAAGCACAGTCGTTAAAAGAGCCGCTGTCCCAGGCTTTGCTTGCTATAACGGCTATTGTGGAGATACCTAAAGTTGAATTGACGCAAGTTCGGCAAACGGTTCGCTTAATAATGGCGGATCAACCAGGACTTATCGTCATGACCCATCTTTTAACTAAATTAAGTACCAGTGCGCCAAAAGTGAATTTATCGTTATTGCCATGGCGCAGCAGTAAGGACGCACTTCATCGTCTTGAGAATGGCGAGGCCGACATTGCAATTTCAACCTTTCCTGCGTTGCCTCCAAAATTTTATCGGCAACAAATTGCATATGAAAGCTATGTTGTGGCCATGCGGGCCTCGCATCCTGCCGCGCAGAAGTTTAACGCGGACGAATGGTTGGCTTGGCCACATATCGTTGTTTCCGGGGAGGGGAATGCACGCGGGTCCGTGGAAGAAGTACTAGCTCAACAAGGAAAAGTTCGCCATGTTGGTGCTGTTGTACCAAATTTCACTATGATCGACCCCTTGATTAAAGCCACCGATATGATTGCGACCACGCCCATGAATTGTCTTTCTGACCCCCAGGGGCTGGCTATTTTTGAGCCGCCCATCGCGGTGCCAGGCTTCAGTCTGCATTTAGCCTGGCATGCACGAAGAGATAGCGATTTGGTTGTAAAACATGTAATCGAAACGCTACAACATCTCTTCCAAAAAGAGGGTATCGCAACTTCTATTCAATAA